From the genome of Ostrinia nubilalis chromosome 1, ilOstNubi1.1, whole genome shotgun sequence:
CGCCAGCCGCGTCATCCACGCGATGGCTTCGTCCACGCTCCACGCTTGGTTCGCGTCCACCATCTACAAATTGCCGTAGACTTAACATAAGTATTctaaaatagataaaaacaAGAAACTGAGTGACTGATatacgcacagcccaaactgCTGGGTTTAGTAGATTCCTACAGATTTTTTCCATGGTAGAGTTGAACTCTTCGATATGAGGTACTGAATGGGTTTGATTCTCTGGTGGTATACACTACTTATCTGTAAAGAGTTTCCTAAACAAACTTTTCTTCCAGTTTGTTAAGGACGTTCAGGCTTGAATGAAAATTATTGTTCGAAAAGTACTTCTGTTATAAATCCACAGCACGACGCAAGAACGTACCTATTTATCTAACATGCTTTTAAAATAAAGATGCACTTACCAGGTAATTGTGGTCTCCTATGGTTTTACGAACCACACTACATCTTCGAAGATCGTCCTCAATACTTGTGccaactttaactttgaaatgTGTAAAGCctaatttcaaatatttcttgcATAGCTCCTCGACTAGTTCGTCGCTGTAGCCCATCCATCCTGAAAAATATTGAAGCCATTTAGGTACTATGCGAAGTTatcctatttttttaagaaaagtgGAAAATATCTATTTGGTGCGATTttctaatataattaaatatgtGTAGTCAATAAAGTAGCACTGTATGTTTGTGTTGACCTTACCGACTTGCGTAGTGTATGCGGGATAGCCATTTTGAAGCAAATATTGAATTCTATCTTCTTTGCCTTTACGCTTATTTTTCAACAGACGGACAGCTTCATCTTTGGTGATAACCTCTGTTATGTAACGGAAATCTATAGTGGACACCAGCTCCTGATAGATATGAAACATGTTTATTATATcgggtaaataataataaataaaacaccttAGGATATATAAAAACATAGCTGAAACATTTCTATTTTGTGGCTGAAATATCTTAATTTTATCAACAACGTCGTTATTAAtcgcaaataaaattaaataattctaCTCGTATTCCATCCTAGTCTAAACACGGTATTATGaacaagaaaattaaaatattacttcGGGTTCCATATCCACAAGCAATCTCCAAAGGGGTTTGTTCTCGATCCTCGCCCAAAGGTCCCACAGAGAGTTCAAAATGGCCGCCACAGCCAAATGGATTACCCCTTTCTCGGGACCTATCTGTAAAAAGTAGTACAAGCTAAATAACTGACctattgtgattgtgagtacttcAATACTATTCTAACAGTCGCGGGTTCCAATCCCACGACGGGTCATGTTTTGTGATGGACATGAGATACTTAGGTAGTTAGTCCAAGACTTGAATTTTGTCCAAATTGTTTGATgaattaatttgtaaatatttttaagtccCAGAACAGTCAGCGTGAACAATAGAAGAGATAAGTATTAGTAAGGTGCACTGCTAAAACAAACTCTCGGCAAATTCTACAACTTTACTTACCCATCTCATTTGGGAGTCATTGGTGATGACGCGCCAGAAACCAGCGAAGTCAGCGAAGATATCTGCGGCGTTCTTGCCCAGCACGAACCTCTTCAAGGTCCTGACGGTGAGCACCACCACCTCAGTCCCGCTGCCGCAAGTGAAAGTGAGTCCGAAGCCCTGGCGGCCATCTTCCGTGCGCGTCGTGACGTAGGCACACGAGTAGTTTGGATTCGTATGCTAGAAATGTAGGTATTCAAGGGTAGTTAATTACCTTATAATTAGTGCCAAATAACACTAATGTAGGTAATTTTCTGTGCTAAGGTGGATTATTTCAGAATTTTCaggcataatattacttatctGCCGTACCCTTAGAATTAATCTAAGGCCGTACCACATTGACTGTGGCATTAGTTTAGTTAGGGCTCTACATAAATGAGATTTATGATAACTTTTTTATACACTGTGAGCCATTATGGCACGGTATTATGGTCTCATCTTGGCATGAAATTGAATCTAGTTTTGAGTTATTTTCATGTTCTCGAA
Proteins encoded in this window:
- the LOC135073011 gene encoding mitochondrial enolase superfamily member 1-like; the encoded protein is MPVPDRKGLKIVDIDVKDVRFPTSLGGHGSDALHTNPNYSCAYVTTRTEDGRQGFGLTFTCGSGTEVVVLTVRTLKRFVLGKNAADIFADFAGFWRVITNDSQMRWIGPEKGVIHLAVAAILNSLWDLWARIENKPLWRLLVDMEPEELVSTIDFRYITEVITKDEAVRLLKNKRKGKEDRIQYLLQNGYPAYTTQVGWMGYSDELVEELCKKYLKLGFTHFKVKVGTSIEDDLRRCSVVRKTIGDHNYLMVDANQAWSVDEAIAWMTRLAPLRPMWIEEPTSPDDVLGHAAISKALEPFGIGVATGEMCANRVMFKQFLQSGGMQFCQIDSARIGGINEILAVYLMAEKFKVKVCPHAGGVGLCEMVQHLQFWDYASLSGLLDGRLIEYVDQQHEHFYDPCVVENARYLAPKNPGYSTQFLPETLEKFAYPNGSEWQRMFKEGIFPVPDEAELVN